The DNA segment CCTGCGCAGAATAGACCCTTTACTGTGGACATATACTCATAGCCCCAGAAGTACTCTTTTGGAGCCAAGTCCTTAGGACCGCTAACCCATGCGCCGGAAGCGCCGGAGTGGGAACCAATGAAGTACGGCTCAGCCGCTGCAATCTCAGAAGCTTTCTCTTCTGGCTGAACGTTGGTTCCGGCCCAAAGAATGGCCTGGGAGATTGTCATATCCAGGAAGTCTTCCCAAGCTTCGGCTTCGAGTTCCTTCATTTTCTTCTTGTAGGCCTTCGGGTCATCCTTAAGGGCGTTAGCTATCTTTTGAATAGCCTCTTCCGTTCTCATGTAGATTGGGCCCTTGCCTTCAAACTCATCGAGCATACCAAGGTAGTTACGGAGGTTGGCCGGGATCGGCTTCACTTTTCCGTATTCGCCCCATTTTGAGAGTTCGTCCTTACGCTCGACCATGTACTCACCACCGAAAGCATTGGTCGCCCTGGACTTGAACAGTAGGAACCAGGCCCCAACAGGTCCGTATCCATCTTTAAAACGAACAGGGATGAAACGCACTTCCTGGCAGGTCTGCTCAGCGCCGGCGATCAATGTAAAGTAAAGGCTTGATCCGGAGTTCCAAGGCGGATACCAGGCTCGACCAAGACCTTCACCGGTGCTTCTCGGTTTGAAGACGTGAACAGCGCCACCCATTGCGGCTAGGACTGCTTTGGCCTTGAATATATAGAATTTGTCCTCACGTGTGCTAAAACCAACTGCGCCGGCGACTCTATCGCCATCCATAAGCGGTGTTGTGATAAAAACACGCTCAAAATACTCGTGACCATACTTGACCAAAGCGTTCTTCGCGGCCTCGGCGACGATCACCTTGTATGATTCGCCGTTGATCATGAGCTGCCAGCGGCCTTCATGAACATACTTCCCGTCCGCATCCAACCAAATGGGGAGGCCCCATTTTTCGAACAAATGGACGGATGAATCAACGTGGCGGGCGATATCATAAACGAGGTCTTCACGGGCAATACCCATGAGATCGTTACGGACGTAACGAACATAGTCTTCTACAGTGTTATTGCCACTGTTGATATCAACATACTGGTTGATAGCGGAAAGACCCATAGCAACAGCGCCGGATCGGTCCATAGCAGCTTTATCAACCAAAGTTACCTTCAAATTATTTTTCGCCGCCCAATACGCAGCTTCAACAGCGGCTCCGCAGGCCGCCATACCACCACCACAAAGCAGAATGTCAGTGGTTACTTCTACATTTTCAAAATTGGCCATTATTAGCTTCCTCCTAAGGAATTACTTCTTTACAGTGGGTAGGGCAGCTAGCTTCAGAGCAGCCGGCTCGTTGTACAGGCACTGGCTAGCCAGATCAGTTGTAACCTCGCCAAAACCGCCATCAGGAACAGCCGTACCTTCAGCAGTCGTGCGGATAGGGAACTTAAACCTTTTGAGCTGACCATTACGGAACTTAACAGTCCACATAATGTCTTCCGAACCTCTCAGGGGTACGCATGAAGCGCCCATGGGGACAAAGTCCGCATAACCACGGACGTCTATCGCCTGCTGGGGGCAAATCTTAACGCAATTGTAGCATTCCCAGCACATTTCAGGCGCGCGGTTCCATGCTTTCATTGTCTCTTTGTTAAGAACCATCAAATCATTCGGGCAGATGTACATACAAGCGGTTTTATCCTGCCCCTTGCACCCATCACATTTTTCCATAATTACAAAACTTGGCATGAATTATCCTCCTGGCGTGATAAATCTTTCTCTGATCGTACACTAAAGTTTAATGTGAAAAATTTCGACTCAAACGAATAGACAGGCTCCTCCTTTCTCAAGGTAGTCATCCATTCCTGGAAGATCACTTCCCAAGTAAAAGGCGCTGTATCCCCGAGACCCCTCTTTACCCTCCGTTCATGAGAACGGCCGAACCCCGAACATCGGTACCAACGGCCACCGGATTATGTTCAGTCTCTGAGGAA comes from the Desulfomonilaceae bacterium genome and includes:
- the aprA gene encoding adenylyl-sulfate reductase subunit alpha gives rise to the protein MANFENVEVTTDILLCGGGMAACGAAVEAAYWAAKNNLKVTLVDKAAMDRSGAVAMGLSAINQYVDINSGNNTVEDYVRYVRNDLMGIAREDLVYDIARHVDSSVHLFEKWGLPIWLDADGKYVHEGRWQLMINGESYKVIVAEAAKNALVKYGHEYFERVFITTPLMDGDRVAGAVGFSTREDKFYIFKAKAVLAAMGGAVHVFKPRSTGEGLGRAWYPPWNSGSSLYFTLIAGAEQTCQEVRFIPVRFKDGYGPVGAWFLLFKSRATNAFGGEYMVERKDELSKWGEYGKVKPIPANLRNYLGMLDEFEGKGPIYMRTEEAIQKIANALKDDPKAYKKKMKELEAEAWEDFLDMTISQAILWAGTNVQPEEKASEIAAAEPYFIGSHSGASGAWVSGPKDLAPKEYFWGYEYMSTVKGLFCAGDATGASSHKFSSGSHAEGRAAGKSMVRFVVDNNTQPKVDAANVEALKKEILKPMDLFVEFGAKSSDPNINPEFMKPKMFMFRLQKIMDEYAAGVTSGFKTNKAKLDRALELLNWLKEDSAKLAAEDLHELMRCHENIQRMYQAEVHVRTILFREETRWPGYYFRNDFPAIDEANWKVFVNATYKNGAWEMKKVPVISIVN
- the aprB gene encoding adenylyl-sulfate reductase subunit beta, which produces MPSFVIMEKCDGCKGQDKTACMYICPNDLMVLNKETMKAWNRAPEMCWECYNCVKICPQQAIDVRGYADFVPMGASCVPLRGSEDIMWTVKFRNGQLKRFKFPIRTTAEGTAVPDGGFGEVTTDLASQCLYNEPAALKLAALPTVKK